The segment TTTTTTTTGAGAAATGATTAGCAAGAATTTGTCGATTTATTCTCCCCATTGAGGTTTTGCGCAATAAAACACCTTTTAGTTATGCTCATAATGGGCAATTTGGTTCCTATCTCGCGGTTGTCCTGGTCTTGTTTCCACTTCATTTGCATACCTGACCCACCACCACACCACGATCCTACGCCGCCTCCACGCACCAAGCTCTGATTGCTTTTCGACTTCCCTGATTTTGCGTTTTTTTAACATTATAACTTCTGAAGATTGCAGCAGTAGCCGCCATTGCTTCACGTGATCTCACGTTAGTGTTCTGGTGACGGCCATTTGGCACTCCGAATTACCATTTGTTAAAGTGTTATACAGCACTCGGAAAGACTAATTTCATTAATGTGTGTAGAATCCTATTGAGATTTGTCATAACACCTCAAGAATGATTTCTGCCCAGCTGGAGGGAGAAGGATATAGAGCCCTGACTCACGTTCATGAAAATGGTAAATGGTCATTGAAATGGAGAAGGGAACGTTCACACTTTGTATATTGAATCAGACCTCTGAGAAAGTGTATCTTTTTGTATACGACAAGGCGTTTGGAGTTCAAATAAATAAGACATTCAATGAAAATTCTTACATATAATATGATCTGATGTTGCTACAGGAATTGTCTTTATGGTAAATAGTGAGCCGTTTAAAAGCGGAGTAGGTAAGATGAAGCGAATAACCTTCTTCCATCTGAAACCTTCTGTTTCTTGCGCTCTAACGTCAAAATTGTATCCCATTCTTTTCTGCAGCAAATTTGATGACGCTGGTGATCCTTTCAAGAGCAAAGTGCGGTCTGTCCCGGTGTGTCAATTGTTACCTGGAGTCCATGGTGGTGACAGATCTGCTGGTCATTTTAACCGCGGTGATACTCAGCCGGATCAGCGTCACTTATGCACCGGGTAGTTTCCTGTCCGTGACTCCAGTGTGCAGCATCAGTAGTGTACTCATTTATGCAGCCAGGGACAGCTCCGTCTGGCTGaccgtcgctttcactttcgaccgATTTGTTGCCATTACTTGCCAGAATCTCAAAACAAAGTATTGTACAGGGAGATCAGCTGCGTTAATTATAAGCTCTGTCTGCGTTCTAAGTTGTGTAAAGAACATCCCATTTTACTTCATTTACAAACCTTCCTATGTTATTAATGGTGTCCCCTGGTACTGCAACGTCAAATCGAATTTCTATGATTCCCCGATATGGAAAGCCTTTGATTGGATCGATTGCATTCTCACACCTTGGCTCCCATTCATCTTGATTCTGCTTTTGAACATTCTGACAGTCAGGTATATTGTCGTTGCCAACAAAGTCCGCAGGAGGCTCCGGAACAGCGAACTCAACAGCGATCCGGAGGCAGAAAGTCGCAAGAAATCTATAATCTTACTCTTCGCCATCTCCGGTAGTTTCATTCTTCTGTGGATGACGTATGTAGCAAACTTCCTCTATGTCGAAATTACAAAAGATAAATATACTGTAGGCTTCAATTTAAAAGACCCGAAGTTCGTGTTCAGGGAAGTTGGGAACATGTTGCAGCTGCTGAGCTCATGCACTAACACGTGTATTTATGCCGTGACGCAGACGAAATTCAGAGAGCAAATGAACGATGCGTTCAGATATCCCTTCAAGCTACTTTTCGCAATGATTCGCTGAAATTGTTTTAATCATAATTAgactaatagtaacagggaattATTGCTGTATTACTGGAAGTGTATTCCACAGCCCATTAATAAATAGACCTATAATCCCCATCTACCTACCAGACGACTCTCCTGCTAAACTGCAAATAATCCTGACAATTATCGGTTGGAATACCCTCTGAACGCGCAAGTAATAGGCCATAGTAAGCTCGGTAAAACTCGAGAATTAACGAGGCAAATCAGATGAATGTTCAGTCAGTGCTACTTACCAAACGCAGACGTTCCATTAAAATAAATGGTTTTAACTCCATTTGGTTATCCTATAGTGGAAGAAAACGCATTCAGTGCCTCTGATATAATGCACATAATTTCCAAAACAGTTAGTTCAAGCAATCATACAACTGGAAGGAATGCAAAGAGTCATGAAAGCTCGAAGAATGGGAAGAATTTCAACACATGACGACAAAAAAATAACACTGAAAACTAGATATTCTCTAGAGATAGTCTTAGAAATTCCTTTTTCTTACTTCACTTCAGACAGGCGCATTCGGACAAGAGGAAATTTATAATTAAAACCAACATTGAAGATATTCATTATCGTTCAATTCTGATTCATGTGTTTCCGGAGAAAAGCAGTTCTGGACGCCAAAGAGGATGTATGCAGCACCGGGATAGCATTGTTTACATTTGGATACAGTCGGATACAGACAATGAAACTGAGTTTGACATTAAAGCAACATAATTTGAAACATAAGTATTTTCTCGTGTCTTTCTTTATTGTTTGTTGGGAGTGCCTCTTGCTGATGGCCATAAACTTAAGTTGAATATAGTGCTAATATCACGATGGCCCGATCACGTGTATTAACGTTTCCTTTAAGCTATCCATGTTCAATGCAAATTCTTTGATGATTTCTGTGTTTATTGGTATGGAATGAACTTCGCATCGAACTTACTTCTAAGATGAGTTTAATTTAATCAGGGCCGCCGTGTATGTATGAAatgcaaaaacaaacaaacatatCGAATGTTAGTCTGCACGCCAGCGTCGTTCGTTACTAAGTTGGACAAAACAGTTCGTTTCCTCATGGCACAATACCTCTGCATTCGATATACTTTCAACAGATTCATCTGGCTTTCTCTTATTCAGATTATCTGCACTACTCTTGGAAATGCACGCAAAAAAATGCCGTTGTTCATTATATCTGGGACACAGCTGTCCTGTCTAGATCTCTTGAAAATCCCACAGTTCCCCCCAAAAAAATTGGTGATGTCCTTGCTCTGTTGCTGTTAGCTATGTCCCGAAGTGCATAGCTGTTATCATTGCATTCGTGACAACGTAAGGGCTCATCAGTTTGGTGCAAAATGTATGTCCAAATTGCATGACGTATGTTTACCATTCAGTCTACACTACTGTATCTACAGTTTCCCGTAATACGGAAATGTTACTGTCAAGAACTAGTAATAGATTGTGCCTTATTTCATATACGAAATGCGCAGTCATAAGCATATTTTCGCGTATTGATTTCAGAATATTTTATTTAAGAGTGACACACTAGCAATTTGTTTTATATATGACCGACTGGCAAATGTCCTGAGAATCAAGAGAGAGACATATGGCTGTAACAGAACAATTGCTAATTCAACATTCATCAAATCAATAGGTGTTCTTCATGTGCACAAACTGTTTCATTCCACTGCTCGGAGCGAACGTCTGCCTCTTCATTCAATTTATAATAATCGAACATTAATGTACGTTTTCTCCCTTTCTATACCCCATCAATTCACAAACTCTCTGGTTCTACAAATCATCTAAAAATGCAGGCAAAATAAAAGGACCCATTTGCAAAACAAATATTACGTCATTTGTGATTTGCTAAGTGTGATGAACATTCGAAGAAACATGACGCCGTCATAAGGAAGAAGCTTTAAAATTCTAAAGGGCACAACCTGAGATCAGGTTTGATTGGACCTGTTCCCTGGTACACCGCGGTAtagctatattaaaaaaaaacaactcccaCCATTAAGCCATTTCTTACGACCTTTCAAGTTACA is part of the Hemitrygon akajei chromosome 25, sHemAka1.3, whole genome shotgun sequence genome and harbors:
- the LOC140716312 gene encoding probable G-protein coupled receptor 139, giving the protein MTLVILSRAKCGLSRCVNCYLESMVVTDLLVILTAVILSRISVTYAPGSFLSVTPVCSISSVLIYAARDSSVWLTVAFTFDRFVAITCQNLKTKYCTGRSAALIISSVCVLSCVKNIPFYFIYKPSYVINGVPWYCNVKSNFYDSPIWKAFDWIDCILTPWLPFILILLLNILTVRYIVVANKVRRRLRNSELNSDPEAESRKKSIILLFAISGSFILLWMTYVANFLYVEITKDKYTVGFNLKDPKFVFREVGNMLQLLSSCTNTCIYAVTQTKFREQMNDAFRYPFKLLFAMIR